A section of the Rhodothermus profundi genome encodes:
- the mutS gene encoding DNA mismatch repair protein MutS, whose product MGETRPTGQTPLMRQYYKIKARYPNAILLFRMGDFYETFDEDAHIVSRVLGIMLTKRANGQAAEVPLAGFPHHALDNYLPRLVRAGYRVAICEQLEDPKYARKVVKRDVVEVVTPGVSFHEHLLEPKRPNYLAAVVWGTERSERDRIGFAFLDASTGEFSVTEAPAHRLEELLQTIQPAEVLVDKRQRERLQDIRGLSFVVTPQEDWVFSFDYAYEVLLRHFKTHSLKGFGVEELRLGLRAAGAALHYLGETQKGRLPHVRRLTRYATDEYMVLDPQTKRNLELVASLQDGTQEGSLVQILDETLTPMGGRLLRRWLLRPLKNVRQIEKRLEAVEALVHDRRLREQLREELRQVGDLERLAARVCTGRATPRDLMHLRLTLEQIPPIKQALREVSCHTLRRLAEQLTLCTQVVERIRQALVDDPPASLSDGGVIRDGFNPELDELREIARSGKDFIARLQQKEIERTGIPSLKVGFNKVFGYYIEVTNTHRDKVPSHYIRKQTLVNAERYITPELKEYEEKILSAEEKITSLEAELFNRLRLEVAEATAELQLNASLLAMLDVFCSLAEVADRYDYTRPELHEGTELLIEEGRHPVVERTLPPGEPFIPNDIYLDTHSQQILIITGPNMAGKSVVLRQTGLIVLLAQIGSFVPARRARIGIVDRIFTRVGASDNLAAGESTFLVEMNETANILNNATPRSLILLDEVGRGTSTFDGLSIAWALVEYLHETPSVAARTLFATHYHELNELAERFPRVKNYRVQVEEHEGKIIFLHKLVPGGADHSYGIEVARMAGLPEPVVARAREILRHLEAQHLVVDAPAGDGEPGPAVRTVRRAHIPADPSAFQLSLFAQPEPDPVAETLKERLRRIDPNRMTPIEALLLLDELKRLVERHDS is encoded by the coding sequence ATGGGGGAGACCAGGCCGACCGGACAGACGCCGCTGATGCGGCAGTACTATAAGATCAAGGCCCGCTATCCGAACGCCATTTTGTTGTTTCGGATGGGGGACTTCTACGAGACGTTTGACGAGGATGCGCATATTGTGAGCCGGGTGCTGGGCATTATGCTGACCAAACGGGCCAACGGCCAGGCGGCCGAGGTGCCGCTGGCCGGCTTCCCGCATCACGCCCTCGACAACTACTTGCCCAGGCTGGTGCGCGCAGGCTACCGGGTGGCCATCTGTGAGCAGCTCGAAGATCCTAAGTATGCCCGTAAGGTAGTCAAGCGTGATGTGGTCGAGGTCGTTACGCCGGGCGTTTCGTTTCACGAGCACCTGCTAGAACCCAAACGGCCCAATTATCTGGCCGCAGTTGTCTGGGGAACGGAGCGCAGCGAACGAGATCGCATCGGGTTTGCTTTTCTGGACGCTTCGACGGGCGAATTTTCGGTGACCGAAGCGCCGGCTCACCGCCTGGAAGAGTTGCTGCAAACGATTCAACCTGCTGAGGTGCTGGTCGACAAACGGCAGCGGGAGCGACTGCAGGACATTCGAGGTCTTTCTTTCGTGGTAACGCCCCAGGAAGACTGGGTCTTTAGCTTCGACTACGCCTATGAAGTGCTGCTCCGGCATTTTAAAACGCACTCGCTCAAAGGGTTCGGGGTCGAGGAGTTGCGCCTGGGGCTTCGAGCAGCCGGTGCGGCTCTGCACTATCTGGGAGAAACGCAGAAAGGGCGCTTGCCCCATGTACGTCGGCTAACGCGCTACGCAACCGATGAGTACATGGTGCTTGACCCGCAGACGAAGCGTAATCTGGAACTGGTCGCCTCGCTGCAGGACGGCACGCAGGAGGGCTCGCTCGTTCAGATTCTGGACGAGACGCTCACGCCGATGGGGGGGCGGCTGCTGCGGCGCTGGCTATTGCGCCCGCTCAAAAACGTGCGTCAGATCGAAAAGCGTCTGGAGGCCGTCGAGGCGTTGGTGCACGACCGGCGGCTGCGGGAGCAGTTGCGCGAAGAGCTCCGTCAGGTGGGCGATCTGGAGCGATTGGCAGCCCGCGTCTGCACGGGACGCGCCACGCCACGCGACCTGATGCACCTGCGGCTAACGCTCGAACAGATCCCGCCCATTAAGCAAGCGCTGCGTGAGGTCTCCTGCCACACGCTGCGCCGGCTGGCTGAGCAACTGACGCTCTGCACGCAGGTTGTCGAGCGCATTCGGCAGGCGCTTGTTGATGATCCGCCGGCTTCGCTGAGTGATGGAGGCGTAATCCGGGACGGCTTCAACCCGGAACTGGATGAGCTGCGCGAAATCGCTCGTTCGGGCAAGGACTTTATCGCCCGGCTACAACAAAAAGAAATTGAGCGCACCGGAATTCCTTCGCTCAAGGTGGGCTTTAACAAAGTGTTCGGGTACTACATTGAAGTGACCAACACGCACCGCGATAAAGTCCCGTCCCACTACATTCGCAAGCAAACGCTGGTTAATGCTGAGCGCTACATCACGCCCGAACTGAAGGAGTACGAGGAGAAGATTCTCTCGGCTGAAGAGAAAATTACCAGCCTGGAGGCAGAGCTCTTTAACCGGTTGCGGCTGGAAGTGGCCGAAGCCACGGCTGAGTTGCAGCTCAACGCCTCGTTGCTGGCCATGCTTGACGTATTTTGCAGTCTGGCTGAAGTGGCCGATCGCTACGACTACACGCGCCCGGAGCTGCACGAAGGCACCGAACTGCTCATTGAAGAAGGCCGGCATCCGGTGGTCGAGCGCACGCTGCCGCCCGGCGAGCCCTTTATCCCGAACGACATTTATCTCGACACGCACTCGCAGCAGATTCTGATCATTACGGGACCGAACATGGCCGGCAAAAGCGTGGTGCTGCGCCAGACCGGGCTGATTGTGCTGCTGGCTCAGATCGGTTCGTTTGTGCCGGCTCGCCGCGCCCGTATCGGGATTGTGGACCGCATCTTCACGCGCGTGGGCGCTTCCGACAATCTGGCAGCCGGGGAGAGTACGTTTCTCGTTGAGATGAACGAAACGGCCAATATCCTCAACAACGCTACCCCGCGCTCGTTGATCTTACTCGACGAAGTAGGACGGGGCACGTCGACGTTTGACGGATTGTCGATTGCCTGGGCCCTTGTGGAATACCTGCACGAAACCCCGTCGGTCGCGGCGCGCACGTTGTTTGCCACGCATTACCACGAACTGAACGAGCTGGCCGAGCGCTTCCCGCGCGTGAAGAACTACCGCGTGCAAGTAGAAGAGCACGAAGGAAAAATCATTTTTCTGCACAAGCTGGTACCCGGAGGAGCCGACCATTCCTATGGCATTGAGGTGGCCCGGATGGCCGGATTGCCGGAGCCGGTCGTTGCCCGCGCGCGTGAAATTCTGCGTCATCTGGAAGCCCAACACCTGGTGGTGGATGCTCCGGCCGGCGATGGAGAGCCTGGGCCGGCCGTGCGAACAGTCCGGCGCGCACACATTCCCGCCGACCCGTCGGCCTTTCAGCTTTCGCTGTTTGCGCAGCCCGAGCCGGATCCGGTGGCTGAAACGCTCAAAGAACGGCTGCGCCGGATCGATCCCAACCGCATGACGCCCATTGAGGCGCTGCTGCTCCTGGACGAACTCAAGCGACTCGTGGAACGCCATGATTCGTGA
- the paaA gene encoding 1,2-phenylacetyl-CoA epoxidase subunit PaaA, giving the protein MKHEEALLQEFQARIEAGEKIEPRDWMPERYRRQLIRMMSQHAHSEVVGMLPEGNWITRAPTLRRKLALLAKVQDEAGHGLYLYSATETLGVDRYQLIQDLLEGRAKYSNIFNYPTLTWADVGVIGWFVDGAAIVNQTMLAKTSYGPYSRAMIRICKEEAFHKRQGYEICVTLARGTPEQRQMLQDAINRWWWPTLMMFGPPDDQSPNSAELLRWKVKRKTNDELRQHFVNITVPQVLALGMTVPDPELRYDEKTGNWIFGPIDWDEFWRVIRGHGPCNRERLQARRKAHEEGAWVREAVQAYARKRQQQASPTSAEVSHG; this is encoded by the coding sequence ATGAAACACGAAGAAGCCCTGCTGCAGGAGTTTCAGGCACGCATTGAGGCCGGGGAAAAAATTGAGCCGCGCGATTGGATGCCTGAGCGGTACCGGCGGCAGCTCATCCGCATGATGTCGCAACACGCCCACTCCGAGGTAGTTGGCATGTTGCCTGAAGGCAACTGGATTACCCGGGCCCCCACGCTGCGACGTAAACTGGCCCTGCTGGCCAAAGTGCAGGATGAGGCAGGACATGGCCTTTATCTCTACAGCGCTACCGAAACGCTGGGCGTCGATCGGTATCAGCTCATCCAAGACCTGCTCGAAGGACGCGCTAAATACTCCAACATTTTCAATTATCCCACCCTGACCTGGGCCGACGTAGGCGTCATTGGATGGTTCGTGGATGGGGCCGCCATTGTCAACCAGACCATGCTGGCCAAAACGTCCTATGGCCCCTACTCTCGGGCAATGATCCGGATCTGCAAAGAGGAAGCGTTCCACAAGCGGCAGGGCTACGAAATCTGCGTCACGCTGGCTCGCGGGACGCCTGAGCAGCGTCAGATGTTGCAGGACGCAATCAACCGCTGGTGGTGGCCCACGCTTATGATGTTTGGCCCACCCGACGACCAGTCGCCCAACAGTGCGGAACTGCTGCGCTGGAAAGTCAAACGCAAAACAAACGACGAGCTGCGCCAGCACTTCGTGAACATCACCGTGCCGCAGGTGCTGGCTCTGGGCATGACGGTTCCCGATCCAGAACTGCGTTACGACGAGAAAACCGGTAACTGGATCTTTGGACCAATCGACTGGGACGAGTTCTGGCGCGTCATTCGTGGACACGGCCCCTGTAACCGAGAGCGCCTGCAGGCGCGCCGAAAAGCCCACGAAGAGGGCGCCTGGGTACGCGAGGCCGTGCAGGCCTACGCGCGCAAACGCCAACAGCAAGCTTCCCCAACCTCTGCAGAAGTAAGCCATGGCTGA
- the paaB gene encoding 1,2-phenylacetyl-CoA epoxidase subunit PaaB: MAELENGMRLWEVFVQPRTGKPHEHVGSVRAPHAEMALQHARDVYARRGPVVSIWVVPTEAIYATKPGDEGPFFDPADNKPYRHPLFYKVPHGVKNI; this comes from the coding sequence ATGGCTGAACTGGAAAACGGCATGCGGCTGTGGGAAGTGTTTGTGCAGCCGCGCACTGGCAAACCCCACGAACATGTCGGCAGCGTGCGGGCTCCGCATGCCGAAATGGCCCTGCAACACGCCCGTGACGTCTATGCCCGTCGCGGGCCGGTCGTCAGCATCTGGGTCGTGCCCACCGAAGCCATCTATGCGACCAAGCCAGGAGACGAGGGGCCCTTTTTTGATCCGGCCGACAACAAGCCTTACCGCCATCCGCTCTTCTACAAAGTACCGCATGGTGTCAAAAATATTTGA
- the paaC gene encoding 1,2-phenylacetyl-CoA epoxidase subunit PaaC has translation MTLETLDASLRPVLFEYLLRLGDDALILGHRLSEWCGHGPYLEEDIALANLALDCLGHAEALLTLAADVEGKGRTADDLAFLRDAYEFRNVQMVELPRGDFAFTIVRQFLFATYACLLYEALQQSSFEPLAGIAAKAYKEMRYHLRHSSEWVRCLGDGTEESHRRAQAALDDLWMYTGELFEVDDTHRALLDARIAPDLNALYPKWKEQVESVIQEATLTVPETPLYMATGGRRGHHTEHLGHLLAEMQFLQRAYPGAQW, from the coding sequence ATGACCCTCGAAACACTCGACGCCTCCCTCCGCCCGGTGTTGTTTGAGTACTTACTGCGCCTGGGCGACGATGCGCTCATTCTAGGCCATCGCCTGTCAGAATGGTGCGGTCACGGGCCGTACCTGGAAGAGGATATTGCGCTGGCCAACCTGGCTCTCGACTGCCTGGGCCATGCCGAAGCGCTGCTGACGTTGGCCGCTGACGTTGAAGGCAAAGGCCGCACTGCCGACGACCTGGCGTTTCTGCGAGATGCCTATGAATTCCGAAATGTGCAGATGGTCGAGCTGCCGCGCGGCGACTTTGCCTTCACCATCGTGCGGCAGTTTCTGTTTGCTACCTACGCCTGTCTGCTGTACGAAGCCCTGCAACAGAGCAGCTTTGAACCGCTCGCCGGCATTGCGGCCAAAGCCTACAAGGAGATGCGCTATCACCTGCGGCACAGCAGCGAATGGGTACGCTGCCTGGGCGACGGCACCGAAGAAAGCCATCGCAGAGCGCAGGCCGCCCTGGATGATCTGTGGATGTACACTGGGGAACTATTTGAAGTAGACGACACGCACCGGGCCCTGCTAGACGCTCGAATTGCGCCAGACCTGAACGCGCTCTATCCCAAATGGAAAGAGCAGGTCGAGTCCGTCATTCAGGAGGCTACGCTGACCGTTCCGGAAACGCCCCTGTACATGGCCACAGGCGGCCGGCGCGGTCACCACACGGAGCACCTGGGCCACCTGCTGGCTGAAATGCAATTTCTGCAACGCGCTTATCCAGGCGCCCAGTGGTAG
- the paaD gene encoding 1,2-phenylacetyl-CoA epoxidase subunit PaaD, with amino-acid sequence MTPAEILEALTEVRDPEIPVLNIVEMGIVRDVRLEDEAVHVDITPTYTGCPAMRTIEEAIVRTLQARGFQQVVVHKVFREPWTTDWMTEEAREKLRAYGIAPPPPRAEEAPDLIPLPFFVAQQGPTVPCPFCGSEQTRQTSAFGSTACKALFFCEACRQPFEYFKPL; translated from the coding sequence ATGACTCCCGCAGAAATTCTCGAGGCGCTGACCGAAGTCCGAGATCCGGAAATTCCGGTTCTGAATATTGTGGAGATGGGCATCGTGCGCGACGTGCGGCTGGAAGACGAGGCCGTGCATGTTGACATTACGCCTACCTACACCGGCTGTCCCGCTATGCGCACCATCGAAGAGGCAATTGTGCGCACGCTTCAGGCCCGAGGCTTCCAGCAGGTCGTGGTGCACAAGGTCTTTCGGGAACCCTGGACGACCGACTGGATGACCGAAGAAGCCCGCGAAAAGCTTCGGGCCTACGGCATCGCTCCGCCACCACCGCGTGCCGAGGAAGCGCCCGATCTGATTCCTCTGCCGTTTTTTGTCGCGCAGCAGGGCCCCACTGTTCCCTGTCCGTTCTGCGGCTCCGAGCAAACGCGCCAGACCAGTGCTTTTGGCTCGACCGCCTGCAAGGCCCTCTTTTTCTGCGAGGCCTGCCGCCAGCCTTTTGAATACTTCAAGCCCCTCTGA
- a CDS encoding alpha-ketoacid dehydrogenase subunit alpha/beta has product MARKRAGKAAEAKTKALLPEAFDWRRVVALVLTSRLIDEIEETRLVPQRKVLYQFSARGHDVTQVLLGMLLNHPRDGISTYYRSRPLMLTLGVSVADAFAASMGKAGAYSDGRDIGVVCNLPGKEGPTVLPMAGDVGSQFTPAAGWAQAIQYRRQVLGEAIYEGAIAVAHAGEGAVATNGFWSALTIATTLRLPLLFYIEDNGFGISVPAHLQTPGGNIAANLASFKHLRIWDGDGSRVDEAARLLLEAVTYVRSGQGPALLRLTVPRLSGHSGQDNQAYKPPELLEAERARDPLRSLKTLLVPRHLSEDEWRALEMQVQQDVEAALEAALRRPDPDPARVTRYVFAETRPDGSLEVQQAGGLAAEGVELPTGTDRPQPTSPRINMIEAIRRTLAHELRVNPRLLIFGEDVGKKGGVHTATLGLQEEFGEARVFDTSLSEEGIIGRAVGMALAGLMPVAEIQFRKYADPATEQLNNCGTIRWRTANRFAAPIVVRMPGGFAKVGDPWHSVSDEVRWVHAIGWQVAYPSNAEDAVGLLRAAMRSPNPTIFFEHRLLLDHPSARRPYPGDAYVLPFGKARIVRSGTALTVVTWGAMVHRCEEACQQSGVDAEIIDLRTLRPWDRETVLASVQKTNRCLIVHEDTLTAGFGAEIAAVLARDAFIFLDAPVERLAVPDIPIPYNLQLLNATVPRVDQIAETMRELVAF; this is encoded by the coding sequence ATGGCACGCAAACGAGCGGGAAAAGCGGCAGAGGCCAAAACAAAAGCGCTGCTTCCGGAAGCATTCGACTGGCGCCGGGTCGTTGCCCTCGTTTTGACCTCTCGGCTCATCGATGAAATTGAGGAAACCCGGCTGGTACCGCAACGCAAGGTGCTTTACCAGTTCTCGGCGCGCGGCCACGACGTGACCCAGGTGCTGCTGGGCATGTTGTTGAACCATCCGCGCGACGGGATCAGCACCTACTACCGTTCGCGCCCGCTGATGCTCACGCTGGGCGTTTCGGTGGCGGATGCCTTTGCTGCTTCCATGGGCAAAGCAGGGGCCTACAGTGACGGTCGAGACATTGGGGTCGTGTGCAATCTACCCGGCAAAGAGGGACCGACCGTGCTCCCAATGGCAGGGGATGTTGGCTCGCAGTTTACGCCAGCGGCCGGGTGGGCCCAGGCTATCCAGTATCGCCGGCAGGTGCTGGGAGAGGCCATTTATGAGGGAGCCATCGCGGTGGCGCACGCCGGCGAAGGAGCGGTCGCAACCAACGGTTTCTGGTCGGCTCTGACGATCGCTACCACGCTGCGGCTACCGCTGCTCTTTTACATTGAGGACAATGGGTTCGGGATTTCGGTGCCGGCGCATCTGCAAACGCCCGGTGGTAACATTGCCGCAAATCTGGCTTCCTTTAAACACCTGCGCATCTGGGATGGTGACGGCTCCCGGGTCGACGAGGCAGCCCGTCTGCTTCTGGAAGCGGTTACCTATGTGCGCTCCGGACAGGGGCCGGCCCTGCTTCGCCTGACAGTCCCTCGGCTGTCGGGACATTCCGGGCAGGATAACCAGGCCTACAAGCCTCCGGAGCTGTTGGAAGCCGAGCGGGCGCGAGATCCACTCCGCAGCCTGAAGACCCTGCTGGTACCTCGTCATCTGAGCGAGGACGAATGGAGGGCGCTGGAAATGCAGGTGCAGCAGGACGTGGAGGCGGCGCTGGAGGCAGCGCTCCGGCGTCCAGATCCTGATCCTGCACGGGTAACCCGGTACGTCTTTGCCGAGACCCGTCCGGACGGGTCCCTGGAGGTGCAGCAGGCCGGCGGGCTGGCAGCCGAAGGGGTGGAGCTTCCGACGGGCACAGACCGGCCCCAGCCTACCTCGCCCCGCATTAACATGATTGAGGCCATCCGGCGCACGCTGGCCCATGAGCTCCGGGTGAACCCCCGTCTGCTCATCTTCGGGGAAGACGTGGGCAAAAAGGGCGGCGTGCATACCGCGACGCTGGGCCTTCAGGAAGAGTTCGGCGAAGCCCGGGTCTTTGATACCAGTCTTTCAGAGGAAGGAATTATCGGGCGGGCGGTTGGCATGGCACTGGCTGGTCTGATGCCGGTGGCCGAGATTCAGTTTCGGAAATACGCGGATCCGGCGACCGAGCAACTTAACAACTGCGGTACGATCCGCTGGCGCACGGCCAATCGTTTCGCCGCTCCGATCGTGGTGCGCATGCCGGGCGGGTTTGCTAAGGTCGGGGATCCCTGGCACAGCGTGTCGGACGAGGTCCGATGGGTGCATGCTATCGGATGGCAGGTCGCCTACCCATCGAATGCGGAGGATGCCGTCGGACTGCTCCGGGCCGCCATGCGTTCGCCCAACCCCACCATCTTTTTCGAGCATCGCCTGTTGCTGGACCATCCCAGTGCGCGCCGTCCCTATCCGGGTGATGCGTACGTGTTGCCATTTGGAAAGGCCCGCATCGTGCGGTCTGGCACAGCGCTGACCGTGGTAACCTGGGGCGCGATGGTGCATCGCTGCGAAGAAGCCTGTCAGCAGAGCGGTGTCGATGCGGAAATCATTGACCTGCGCACGCTGCGTCCCTGGGATCGGGAGACCGTGCTGGCCTCGGTTCAGAAAACAAACCGTTGCCTGATCGTGCACGAGGATACCCTGACGGCTGGGTTTGGCGCAGAAATCGCTGCGGTGCTGGCGCGGGATGCATTTATCTTCCTGGACGCACCCGTCGAGCGGCTGGCCGTCCCGGACATCCCGATTCCATATAACTTGCAATTGTTGAATGCAACCGTGCCCCGCGTAGATCAGATCGCGGAGACCATGCGCGAACTGGTCGCTTTCTGA
- a CDS encoding enoyl-CoA hydratase/isomerase family protein — protein MTETFQFATLLVEEDEQGIVCCTFNRPEVRNALNLEMVQEVRQLLDQLARRDAVRVLIFTGAGGQAFVSGADIAELRERGRAEALQRINNSLFREIEQFPAPTIAAVRGWALGGGCELAMACDLRIAGESARFGQPEVRLGIIPGAGATYRLPRLVGLGKARELIYTGRIIEASEALAIGLVNEVVPDDQVLEKARALAREIAAASPLAVRFAKMALNAAFEMSTDVGLTLETMMQAILFEDEEKYRRMTAFLERKQRKQKA, from the coding sequence ATGACCGAAACCTTTCAGTTTGCAACGCTGCTGGTCGAGGAAGACGAACAGGGCATTGTCTGCTGCACTTTTAACCGGCCGGAAGTGCGCAATGCGCTTAATCTGGAGATGGTGCAGGAGGTGCGGCAGTTACTCGACCAGTTGGCCAGGCGCGACGCGGTGCGGGTGCTCATTTTTACCGGAGCCGGGGGGCAGGCATTTGTCAGCGGTGCCGATATTGCCGAGCTTCGAGAGCGGGGACGGGCAGAAGCGCTGCAGCGCATCAACAACAGTTTGTTCCGGGAGATTGAGCAATTTCCCGCTCCGACCATTGCAGCGGTGCGCGGATGGGCGCTGGGAGGCGGATGCGAGCTGGCCATGGCCTGCGACCTCCGAATTGCCGGCGAAAGCGCCCGCTTTGGTCAGCCTGAGGTCCGACTGGGCATTATTCCAGGTGCTGGAGCTACCTATCGGTTGCCTCGCCTGGTCGGACTGGGGAAAGCCCGGGAATTGATCTACACCGGACGTATCATTGAGGCTTCGGAAGCGCTTGCTATCGGGCTGGTAAACGAGGTCGTGCCGGATGATCAGGTGCTGGAAAAAGCCCGGGCGCTGGCCCGAGAAATTGCAGCCGCCAGCCCGCTGGCTGTCCGTTTTGCCAAAATGGCCCTGAACGCCGCCTTTGAGATGAGCACCGACGTCGGACTGACCCTGGAAACGATGATGCAGGCCATTCTTTTTGAAGATGAGGAGAAGTACCGGCGGATGACGGCCTTTCTAGAACGTAAACAGCGGAAGCAAAAAGCCTGA
- a CDS encoding tellurite resistance TerB family protein yields the protein MSESHCMAGRLQELALLYLIAASREGWPVGDGRLEAVMDQLQARCSTIPPAQLRALVLEAFDVLLAAEDQDALLQAALEAVEPHLSQAQRQAVLHDLLRIVEADGIVMESERQLLEMVARRWGLEPPYERLRMLDPGQEDIPEVLIHLAILYLVLAHGVDHELTRQERQIIVRKLRAWCPELSAQQVAAVLQEAIDRYAEGLTETELRASAEAIKLALTPEQRLTAFHDLVQIANADGTFLDTEEDLLNELVDLWELGPHVNTAPLTPA from the coding sequence ATGTCTGAATCGCACTGCATGGCCGGCCGGCTGCAGGAACTGGCCCTCTTGTATCTGATTGCGGCTTCGCGAGAAGGATGGCCGGTCGGCGATGGTCGGTTGGAGGCGGTGATGGACCAGTTGCAGGCGCGTTGTTCGACCATTCCGCCGGCCCAGTTGCGGGCACTGGTGCTGGAGGCCTTTGACGTGTTGCTGGCTGCAGAGGACCAGGATGCGTTGTTGCAGGCCGCGCTGGAAGCGGTTGAGCCGCACCTCTCGCAAGCGCAACGCCAGGCCGTGTTGCATGATCTGCTGCGCATTGTGGAAGCCGATGGTATTGTTATGGAAAGCGAGCGCCAGCTTCTGGAGATGGTGGCGCGACGCTGGGGGCTGGAGCCCCCGTATGAGCGGCTGCGCATGCTTGATCCCGGTCAGGAGGATATTCCCGAAGTGCTCATTCACCTGGCCATTCTGTATCTGGTGCTGGCGCATGGCGTTGATCATGAGCTGACGCGCCAGGAGCGGCAGATCATTGTGCGGAAGCTTCGGGCCTGGTGTCCTGAGCTGAGCGCGCAGCAGGTAGCTGCCGTCTTGCAGGAAGCGATCGACCGCTACGCCGAAGGCCTGACCGAGACCGAACTCCGCGCTTCTGCCGAGGCGATCAAACTGGCTCTTACGCCTGAGCAGCGGCTGACAGCCTTTCATGATCTGGTGCAGATTGCCAATGCCGACGGAACCTTTCTGGACACCGAAGAAGATCTGCTCAACGAGCTGGTAGATCTCTGGGAATTAGGACCGCATGTGAATACTGCTCCGCTAACTCCCGCCTGA